A region of Terriglobia bacterium DNA encodes the following proteins:
- the nrdR gene encoding transcriptional regulator NrdR: MKCPFCGFENDKVVDSRESKEGESIRRRRECMKCEKRFTTYERIDEIPYMVVKKDGRREKFERKKVLNGLLRACEKRPVSMGKLEQIVNEVEQFVVDSPEREQTSTAIGEQIMDRLKQIDKVAYIRFASVYRDFQDVSEFHSELERLGANPEKPKSAAKPKPGVK, from the coding sequence ATGAAATGTCCATTTTGCGGGTTTGAGAACGACAAGGTAGTGGACTCGCGCGAGAGCAAGGAAGGCGAATCCATCCGCCGCCGCCGCGAGTGCATGAAGTGCGAGAAGCGCTTTACCACCTACGAGCGCATTGACGAAATTCCCTACATGGTGGTGAAGAAAGACGGCCGCCGCGAGAAATTCGAGCGCAAGAAAGTCCTCAACGGGCTGCTCCGGGCCTGCGAGAAACGGCCGGTCTCCATGGGCAAGCTGGAGCAGATCGTCAATGAGGTGGAGCAGTTTGTGGTGGATTCGCCGGAGCGGGAGCAGACTTCCACGGCCATCGGCGAGCAGATCATGGACCGCCTCAAGCAAATTGACAAAGTCGCATACATCCGCTTTGCGTCCGTGTACCGCGACTTCCAGGACGTGAGCGAGTTTCACAGCGAACTGGAACGGCTCGGCGCTAATCCGGAAAAGCCCAAGTCGGCAGCTAAACCCAAACCCGGCGTGAAATAA
- a CDS encoding isocitrate dehydrogenase (NAD(+)): MAHKVTLIPGDGIGPEVTRATVRILEAAGVKIDWETVDAGGKAYEKSGQHIPQELIESIERTGLGLKGPITTPIGEGFASINVALRRRFELYANFRPVRSLPSLPTRFPNVDLVIVRENTEGEYSGIEHEVVPGVVEALKIITEKASTRIARFAFEYARREKRKKIHAIHKANIMKMSDGLFLRCCRDIAREYPEIPYAEHIIDNTCMQLVMNPYQYDTLVMENLYGDIISDLCAAFVGGLGLVPGANLGDGCAIFEAVHGSAPDIAGKDLANPTALLQSAILMLRHLHEVEAADAIYTALEKTYKEKLHITRDVGGTSGTTEFADAVIANMAAVPVTS, encoded by the coding sequence ATGGCCCATAAGGTGACATTGATTCCGGGCGACGGCATTGGCCCGGAAGTAACGCGCGCGACGGTCCGCATTCTGGAAGCGGCCGGAGTCAAGATTGACTGGGAAACCGTGGACGCCGGGGGCAAGGCCTACGAAAAATCCGGCCAGCACATTCCCCAAGAGCTGATTGAATCCATCGAGCGCACCGGCCTGGGGCTGAAAGGGCCCATCACCACGCCCATCGGCGAAGGTTTTGCCAGCATCAACGTGGCCCTGCGCAGACGATTTGAGCTTTACGCTAATTTTCGTCCGGTCCGCAGCCTGCCTTCCCTGCCCACGCGCTTTCCCAACGTGGACCTGGTCATTGTCCGCGAAAACACTGAGGGCGAGTACTCCGGCATTGAGCATGAAGTTGTGCCCGGCGTGGTGGAAGCGCTGAAGATCATCACGGAGAAAGCTTCCACGCGCATTGCGCGCTTCGCCTTTGAGTACGCGCGGCGGGAAAAACGCAAGAAAATCCACGCCATCCACAAAGCCAACATCATGAAGATGAGTGACGGCCTTTTTCTGCGTTGCTGCCGCGACATCGCCCGCGAATATCCCGAGATTCCCTACGCCGAGCACATCATTGACAACACTTGCATGCAGCTGGTGATGAACCCTTACCAGTACGACACGCTGGTGATGGAGAACCTCTACGGCGACATTATTTCCGACCTCTGCGCGGCATTTGTGGGCGGGCTGGGCCTGGTTCCGGGCGCCAACCTGGGCGATGGCTGCGCCATCTTTGAGGCCGTACACGGCTCCGCGCCGGACATCGCCGGCAAGGACCTGGCCAACCCCACCGCGCTGTTGCAGTCAGCCATTCTGATGCTGCGTCATCTGCATGAAGTGGAAGCCGCCGACGCCATCTATACCGCGCTGGAAAAGACCTACAAGGAGAAGCTGCACATCACGCGCGACGTAGGCGGGACTTCCGGCACCACAGAATTTGCTGACGCGGTCATCGCCAACATGGCGGCCGTCCCTGTTACCAGCTAG
- a CDS encoding DUF2012 domain-containing protein produces MRIVLPVTLLALLFAGCNKSETAPQPVSATPAKANVIVVDPTTAGSISGVVSFKGVVPKLATLDMSADPGCPPKPQPAETVVVKNGKLANVFVYVKAGLPAGSFAIPPEPVVLTQKGCRYVPRVMGVMTGQPFKVTNTDTADHNIHNMPGANPEWNESQMPTDPPIIKTFAKPEMNMVLQCNQHPWMRASVNVMTHPYFAVSGEDGSFQIKDLPPGDYTLLAVHEKFGEQTVQVKVAAKESAKAAFTFTPRP; encoded by the coding sequence ATGCGAATCGTACTCCCGGTCACGCTTCTGGCTTTGCTGTTCGCCGGCTGCAACAAGTCTGAAACCGCGCCGCAACCTGTTTCTGCGACGCCCGCCAAAGCCAACGTCATCGTGGTTGATCCCACTACCGCCGGCAGCATCAGCGGTGTTGTCAGTTTCAAAGGCGTTGTCCCCAAGTTGGCGACGCTGGACATGAGCGCCGACCCCGGCTGTCCGCCCAAGCCGCAGCCTGCGGAAACCGTGGTGGTCAAGAACGGCAAACTGGCCAATGTATTTGTGTACGTAAAAGCCGGGCTGCCCGCAGGATCGTTCGCCATTCCGCCGGAACCGGTTGTTTTGACGCAAAAGGGCTGCCGCTACGTCCCGCGGGTGATGGGCGTCATGACCGGACAGCCGTTTAAGGTCACCAACACCGACACCGCGGACCACAACATCCACAACATGCCGGGCGCCAACCCGGAGTGGAATGAGAGCCAGATGCCGACTGACCCGCCCATCATCAAAACCTTCGCCAAGCCGGAAATGAATATGGTGCTGCAGTGCAACCAACACCCGTGGATGCGCGCGTCGGTGAACGTGATGACCCATCCTTACTTTGCGGTCAGCGGCGAAGACGGCAGCTTCCAGATCAAGGATCTGCCACCGGGCGACTATACGTTACTCGCCGTTCATGAAAAGTTCGGCGAGCAGACCGTGCAGGTGAAGGTGGCGGCCAAAGAGAGCGCGAAGGCCGCGTTCACTTTTACGCCACGGCCGTAG
- a CDS encoding COX15/CtaA family protein, with translation MSPYKPAHHWFTLFVAIAAFLLLIAGGLVTSNNAGLAVPDWPTSFGSLYKMPRMIGGVKFEHGHRVFAEIVGLLTIIAAVWTWMVDQRRWMRTLTVGAVLGVVFQGVLGGLTVLNFLPPAISTAHGVVGQTMFCVLAAIAVFTGRSWLEEPAASITKQDAAPLIRHSWMLIGFLYLQLVLGAAFRHVWTKWGPVGSAQWPAKKIVHMFLYPHILNSLLVAGLIVYVSLRVLSKHQNIAHLKRPALWLLLLMIVQMMLGISAYVVRVVLGVDEAQPTLALVGITVAHLGVGALILAFAFVLTIQTYRHTSDSGQVLPIDSRRKKANA, from the coding sequence TTGTCCCCCTACAAACCGGCCCATCACTGGTTTACTCTGTTCGTCGCGATTGCGGCCTTTCTGCTGCTGATTGCCGGCGGGCTGGTTACCAGCAACAACGCAGGTCTGGCCGTCCCCGACTGGCCCACCAGCTTTGGCTCGCTGTACAAGATGCCGCGCATGATCGGCGGCGTGAAGTTTGAGCACGGCCACCGCGTGTTCGCCGAGATCGTGGGCCTGCTGACCATTATTGCCGCCGTCTGGACATGGATGGTGGACCAGCGCCGCTGGATGCGCACGCTGACCGTGGGCGCCGTGTTGGGCGTGGTATTTCAGGGCGTGCTGGGTGGTCTGACCGTGCTGAATTTTCTTCCTCCAGCCATCTCCACCGCGCACGGCGTCGTCGGCCAGACCATGTTCTGCGTGCTGGCGGCCATCGCCGTCTTTACCGGCCGGAGCTGGCTGGAAGAACCCGCGGCAAGCATCACCAAACAGGACGCGGCTCCGCTCATCCGCCATAGCTGGATGCTGATCGGCTTCCTTTACCTGCAACTGGTTCTGGGCGCGGCGTTCCGCCACGTGTGGACCAAGTGGGGCCCGGTAGGTTCCGCACAGTGGCCGGCGAAAAAGATCGTGCACATGTTCCTTTATCCACACATTTTGAATTCGCTGCTGGTCGCCGGCCTGATTGTGTATGTGAGCCTGCGGGTCCTCAGCAAACATCAAAACATCGCTCACCTGAAACGCCCGGCGCTTTGGCTCCTGTTGCTCATGATTGTGCAGATGATGCTGGGCATCAGCGCTTACGTGGTCCGCGTGGTTTTGGGCGTGGATGAAGCGCAGCCCACGCTGGCCCTGGTGGGGATCACGGTGGCCCATCTGGGAGTGGGTGCGCTGATACTGGCGTTTGCTTTTGTGCTGACCATCCAAACCTACCGCCATACCAGCGACTCGGGGCAAGTCCTTCCCATTGACAGCCGCAGAAAGAAGGCCAACGCATGA
- the cyoE gene encoding heme o synthase, with amino-acid sequence MSTAQQLVEQEAVAAVSVAPVARKKHSLLGDYAQLFKVRVTSLLVMTAWAGYYMGAAKSNEPWLTWNLLNALWGIGLTSAGAAALNEVLERRLDALMKRTKDRPLPAGRMDAATGWIAGVAAVLIGSISLAITTNLLTGVLTLSTAVAYLVFYTPLKTVSPISTFVGAFPGAMPPLLGWTAVRGRVDPEAVFLFLIVFLWQFPHFQAIAWMYRDDYAAAGIKMLPVVDKAGRSVVRQMISYGSALIPVSLMPVLFRMSGRVYLAGALLLGLGFLWFVLRLARTNLPTTSPESQRLARQLLQASIIYLPLLFALMMLNVVRS; translated from the coding sequence ATGAGCACCGCGCAGCAACTCGTGGAGCAGGAAGCGGTGGCCGCCGTCAGCGTGGCGCCGGTGGCGAGAAAAAAACATTCTCTGCTCGGCGACTACGCTCAGCTCTTCAAAGTTCGCGTGACTTCCCTGCTGGTGATGACTGCCTGGGCCGGCTACTACATGGGCGCGGCCAAAAGCAACGAGCCCTGGCTTACTTGGAACCTGCTGAACGCGCTGTGGGGAATTGGTTTGACGTCCGCCGGCGCCGCGGCCCTGAATGAAGTGCTGGAGCGCCGCTTGGACGCGCTGATGAAGCGCACCAAGGACCGCCCGCTGCCGGCCGGCCGGATGGACGCCGCTACCGGATGGATTGCCGGCGTCGCTGCCGTGTTGATCGGGTCCATTTCCCTGGCGATCACCACCAACCTGCTGACCGGTGTCCTAACGCTTTCAACCGCCGTCGCCTACCTGGTCTTCTACACGCCGCTGAAAACCGTGTCGCCAATTTCCACCTTTGTCGGCGCTTTTCCCGGAGCCATGCCGCCGCTCCTGGGCTGGACCGCGGTCCGCGGCCGCGTGGACCCCGAAGCGGTGTTCCTGTTCCTGATTGTCTTTCTGTGGCAGTTCCCCCACTTTCAGGCCATTGCCTGGATGTATCGCGACGACTACGCCGCCGCGGGAATCAAAATGCTTCCCGTGGTCGACAAAGCCGGACGCAGCGTGGTCCGGCAGATGATTTCCTACGGCTCGGCGCTCATCCCGGTGAGCTTGATGCCGGTGTTGTTCCGCATGTCCGGCAGGGTCTATCTGGCCGGGGCGTTGCTGCTGGGGCTGGGTTTCTTGTGGTTTGTTCTGCGGCTGGCGCGGACCAACCTGCCCACCACGTCGCCCGAATCACAGCGCCTGGCGCGGCAACTGCTGCAGGCGTCCATCATCTATCTGCCGCTCCTGTTTGCGCTGATGATGCTCAACGTGGTGCGCTCGTAA
- a CDS encoding ABC transporter ATP-binding protein, with protein MATVLDNVTSTPSARDGSPVIQVEELRHSYGDRVALNGVSFDVRAGEIFALLGPNGSGKTTLFRILSTLMLPTSGRALVGGCDAATQPDDVRRRIGVVFQSQSVDIKLSAAENLWHQGHLYGLHGSELKSRIQEMLARVGLADRAGDRVETFSGGMRRRVELAKGLMHHPSVLLLDEPTTGLDPGARRDLWQYLHELRTQERVSVIVTTHLMEEAERCDRLAILSEGQVVALGTPLELRSEIGGDVIVLETGDPASLAARIKQKFQVAATVLENKVRMERKDGHRFVPDLVEAFPGEVQSISVSKPTLEDVFIARTGHRFWTEDAQEAATQQEKH; from the coding sequence ATGGCCACTGTCTTGGACAATGTGACTTCAACTCCTTCCGCCCGCGATGGTTCCCCTGTAATCCAGGTGGAAGAGCTTCGCCACAGTTACGGCGATCGTGTAGCGCTAAATGGAGTTTCGTTTGACGTCCGCGCTGGGGAAATCTTTGCTCTACTCGGACCCAACGGCAGCGGCAAGACCACGCTGTTCCGCATACTCTCCACGCTGATGCTGCCCACCAGCGGACGCGCCCTGGTCGGCGGCTGCGATGCCGCCACGCAACCTGACGATGTGCGCCGCCGCATCGGAGTCGTCTTTCAGTCGCAGAGCGTGGACATCAAGTTGAGCGCGGCGGAAAATCTCTGGCATCAGGGCCATCTTTACGGGCTGCATGGGAGCGAACTCAAGTCGCGGATACAGGAAATGCTGGCCCGCGTGGGACTGGCCGACCGCGCTGGCGATCGCGTGGAAACCTTCTCCGGCGGCATGCGGCGGCGCGTGGAACTGGCCAAAGGACTCATGCATCATCCCAGCGTACTGTTGCTGGACGAACCTACAACAGGGCTTGATCCCGGCGCGCGTCGCGATTTGTGGCAATACCTGCATGAATTGCGTACGCAGGAGCGCGTTTCGGTCATCGTGACCACGCATCTTATGGAAGAAGCCGAGCGTTGCGATCGCCTGGCCATCTTGAGCGAAGGCCAAGTGGTCGCCTTGGGAACGCCGCTGGAATTGCGCAGCGAAATTGGCGGCGACGTGATCGTCCTCGAAACTGGCGACCCGGCGTCACTGGCGGCGCGCATCAAGCAGAAATTCCAGGTTGCCGCCACGGTGCTGGAGAACAAAGTCCGCATGGAGCGCAAGGACGGCCACCGCTTCGTCCCTGACCTGGTGGAGGCCTTCCCCGGTGAAGTGCAGTCCATCTCCGTGAGCAAGCCGACTTTGGAAGACGTGTTCATTGCCCGCACCGGCCATCGCTTCTGGACGGAAGATGCGCAAGAAGCTGCGACGCAACAGGAGAAACACTAA
- a CDS encoding ABC transporter permease: protein MVQAAITPAAAVAPRVNPFLPAFTLWWREVVRFYRQPARVVGVIASPLIFWVVIGAGFGKSLQSGAIGTGNYLLYFFPGALMMIVLFTSIFTMMSVIEDRNEGFLLSVMVAPVHRSGIVLGKVLGGTTLSAIQGLLFLVVAPFIGIRLGLEQVLITALVTFLVSFALTALGFAIAWRMESSQGFHAIINLFLIPLWLLSGALFPMSGATGWIKMLMLVNPLKYGMDALLVTMFPATAPATTLPLWGSIAVLAAFAVLVFAAGFVIASRRSTVPAA, encoded by the coding sequence ATGGTCCAGGCAGCCATCACCCCCGCCGCGGCGGTTGCACCCCGCGTGAACCCGTTCTTGCCCGCGTTCACCTTGTGGTGGCGCGAAGTGGTGCGCTTCTACCGGCAGCCGGCGCGGGTGGTGGGCGTGATTGCTTCACCGCTCATCTTCTGGGTGGTCATCGGCGCGGGCTTTGGAAAGTCATTGCAGTCGGGCGCCATCGGCACCGGCAACTACCTGCTCTATTTCTTTCCCGGCGCGCTGATGATGATCGTCCTCTTCACTTCCATCTTCACCATGATGTCAGTCATTGAAGATCGCAATGAGGGCTTTCTTCTTTCCGTGATGGTGGCCCCCGTTCACCGCTCGGGGATCGTGCTGGGAAAAGTGCTGGGCGGCACCACGCTCTCCGCCATTCAAGGACTGCTGTTTCTGGTGGTCGCGCCGTTCATCGGCATTCGACTGGGCCTGGAGCAGGTCCTGATCACCGCGCTGGTCACGTTTCTGGTTTCGTTCGCGCTCACCGCGCTGGGCTTTGCCATCGCCTGGCGGATGGAATCATCCCAGGGGTTTCATGCCATCATCAATCTGTTCCTGATCCCCCTGTGGCTGCTTTCCGGGGCCCTGTTCCCCATGAGCGGCGCCACCGGCTGGATCAAGATGCTGATGCTCGTCAACCCGCTGAAGTATGGCATGGACGCGCTGCTGGTCACTATGTTTCCCGCAACTGCTCCGGCGACTACGCTGCCTCTTTGGGGATCCATCGCTGTGCTGGCCGCGTTCGCTGTGTTGGTATTCGCTGCCGGGTTTGTGATCGCCAGCCGCCGCAGCACGGTCCCCGCGGCTTAA
- a CDS encoding DUF420 domain-containing protein: MADLTIFPAINATLNGASAVLILTGRAFIARKQVARHRACMIAAVITSGIFLVCYLYYHAHVGSVRFPGQGWVRPVYFAILISHTVLAAAVPPLALTTLTFALREKFDRHRKIARWTYPIWLYVSVTGVVVYIMLYRIYGAHA; this comes from the coding sequence ATGGCCGATTTAACCATTTTCCCGGCCATCAACGCCACGCTCAACGGCGCCAGCGCCGTGCTGATACTCACCGGACGGGCCTTCATTGCCCGCAAGCAAGTCGCACGCCACCGCGCATGCATGATTGCCGCGGTCATCACGTCGGGCATTTTCCTGGTTTGCTATCTCTACTACCATGCCCACGTCGGTTCCGTGCGTTTTCCCGGACAAGGCTGGGTGCGTCCGGTTTATTTTGCGATCCTGATCTCGCACACGGTGCTGGCGGCTGCTGTCCCCCCGCTGGCGCTGACGACCCTCACTTTTGCCCTGCGCGAAAAATTTGACCGCCATCGCAAGATCGCCCGCTGGACGTACCCCATCTGGCTTTACGTGTCGGTGACCGGCGTGGTGGTCTATATAATGCTGTACCGCATTTACGGCGCGCATGCATAA
- a CDS encoding single-stranded DNA-binding protein, whose translation MARSVNKVILVGNLGKDPEVKYTPNGVPVAKFSIATNEKFKDKSGEWQERTEWHNIVAWQRLAEIVGEYVKKGSKVYLEGKLQTSSWEDKQSGEKKYRTEIVAQELVLLSGRGDSEGGEGKFSRSGGASHAGGGASSAGASSMDQRTQHTDEVAHSAEITDEDIPF comes from the coding sequence ATGGCACGCAGCGTAAACAAAGTGATTCTCGTCGGGAACCTGGGCAAAGACCCTGAAGTAAAGTACACGCCCAACGGCGTCCCGGTTGCCAAGTTCAGCATCGCCACCAACGAAAAGTTCAAAGACAAGAGCGGCGAGTGGCAGGAGCGCACTGAGTGGCACAACATTGTGGCCTGGCAGCGACTGGCGGAGATTGTGGGCGAGTACGTGAAGAAAGGCTCCAAAGTCTATCTGGAAGGCAAGCTGCAAACCTCCAGTTGGGAAGACAAGCAGAGCGGAGAGAAGAAGTACCGTACTGAGATTGTGGCCCAGGAGTTGGTTCTGCTCAGCGGTCGGGGCGACAGCGAAGGCGGCGAAGGAAAGTTCTCGCGCAGCGGCGGGGCCTCGCATGCGGGTGGCGGTGCGTCCAGCGCCGGGGCAAGTTCCATGGACCAGCGGACACAACACACTGATGAGGTAGCGCATTCGGCGGAAATCACTGACGAAGATATTCCCTTTTAG
- a CDS encoding prepilin-type N-terminal cleavage/methylation domain-containing protein has translation MRKQKGFSLIELLIVVAIILIIAAIAIPSLLRSRMAANDSAAASTVRTVNTSEVAYLTWHREGGLHRSRQRRREQRLPD, from the coding sequence ATGCGCAAACAGAAAGGCTTTTCATTGATCGAGTTGCTGATTGTGGTAGCGATCATTTTGATCATCGCCGCAATTGCAATTCCCAGCTTGCTCCGGTCGCGTATGGCAGCCAACGATTCCGCTGCCGCCAGCACCGTCCGCACCGTCAACACTTCTGAGGTTGCTTACCTCACCTGGCACCGCGAAGGTGGATTGCACCGTTCCCGCCAACGTCGGCGCGAACAGCGCCTGCCTGATTGA
- a CDS encoding prepilin-type N-terminal cleavage/methylation domain-containing protein — MRKQKGFSLIELLIVVAIILIIAAIAIPSLLRSRMAANDSAAASTVRTVNTSEVAYLTIGQTWAWHREGGLHRSRQRYAGQRLPD; from the coding sequence ATGCGTAAACAGAAAGGCTTTTCATTGATCGAGCTGCTGATTGTGGTAGCGATCATTTTGATCATCGCCGCAATTGCAATTCCCAGCTTGCTCCGGTCGCGTATGGCAGCCAACGATTCCGCTGCCGCCAGCACCGTCCGCACCGTCAACACTTCTGAGGTTGCTTACCTCACCATTGGCCAAACTTGGGCCTGGCACCGCGAAGGTGGATTGCACCGTTCCCGCCAACGTTACGCAGGACAGCGCCTGCCTGATTGA
- a CDS encoding prepilin-type N-terminal cleavage/methylation domain-containing protein — translation MKPMNNNRLVKARGFSLIELLIVVAIILIIAAIGVPSLLRARMLANETAAVAAMRNIRNSEATYVTAYATAGYANTLAKLGPGSPCDQNGACLVDELIGCKTEPCPKSGYTFSLKSETAAAPYLDFAATATPLALGSSGRNNYCVPDDGIIRQQLNPVASIAPVSRATCSDATQFTVVQ, via the coding sequence GTGAAACCGATGAACAACAACAGGTTAGTAAAGGCCAGGGGCTTCTCGCTTATCGAGCTGTTGATTGTAGTTGCGATCATTTTGATCATTGCCGCGATCGGCGTCCCCAGCTTGCTGCGCGCCCGCATGCTGGCCAACGAGACTGCCGCGGTGGCAGCAATGCGCAACATCCGTAATTCTGAGGCCACCTACGTTACGGCTTACGCCACCGCGGGCTATGCCAACACGCTGGCCAAACTGGGACCGGGAAGTCCCTGCGACCAGAATGGCGCCTGCCTGGTGGATGAGCTCATCGGCTGCAAAACGGAGCCTTGCCCCAAGAGCGGATATACATTTTCCCTAAAGTCTGAGACCGCAGCAGCGCCCTATCTCGACTTTGCCGCAACCGCTACGCCCCTCGCCCTAGGAAGTTCGGGGCGGAACAATTACTGCGTTCCGGATGACGGAATTATCCGCCAGCAATTGAACCCGGTCGCCTCCATTGCTCCGGTAAGCAGGGCGACGTGTTCCGATGCTACGCAATTCACCGTGGTGCAATAG
- a CDS encoding ABC transporter ATP-binding protein, whose protein sequence is MGSQPLTMHAIEIQGLSKNYAVGFWKKQLRPALKSLSLTVASGETFGFLGPNGAGKTTTLKLLMGIIFPSSGSATILGKSFRDPEIKKKTGFLPEQPYFYDYLSAPELLDYYARLSGVSQTVRKQRISSLLERVGLGDVGSKQLRKFSKGMLQRVGIAQAIVHDPEVIFLDEPMSGLDPLGRHEVRELIQGLKDQGKTIFFSTHILSDAEALCDRVAVIHKGELRGVGVVNDLRSSAGGKSEVIWEGTAALPAVAGLLAESHVAGNLVRATVTRENLDSLLDKLRQQHVTLISVTPLHGTLEEYFLSKTAEETKETEDVTV, encoded by the coding sequence TTGGGTAGCCAACCACTGACTATGCACGCCATCGAGATTCAGGGCCTTTCTAAAAACTACGCTGTCGGATTCTGGAAGAAACAGCTGCGTCCGGCATTGAAGTCACTGAGCCTGACGGTGGCATCCGGCGAGACCTTCGGGTTTCTCGGGCCGAATGGCGCGGGCAAAACCACCACACTGAAACTGCTGATGGGGATCATCTTCCCCAGCTCCGGCTCCGCCACTATTCTCGGCAAGAGCTTCCGCGATCCCGAGATCAAGAAGAAGACCGGCTTCCTTCCCGAGCAGCCATATTTCTACGACTACCTCAGCGCACCCGAACTGCTGGACTATTACGCGCGGCTGTCCGGCGTCTCGCAAACGGTCAGAAAGCAGCGCATCTCCTCCCTGCTGGAGCGGGTAGGCCTGGGTGACGTAGGCAGCAAACAGCTGCGGAAGTTCTCCAAGGGCATGCTGCAGCGCGTCGGCATTGCGCAAGCCATCGTCCACGATCCTGAAGTCATTTTCCTGGACGAGCCCATGTCCGGCCTGGACCCGCTGGGGCGGCATGAAGTCCGCGAACTGATTCAGGGTTTGAAGGACCAGGGCAAGACGATATTTTTTTCCACCCATATTCTTTCCGACGCGGAAGCCTTGTGCGACCGGGTCGCGGTGATTCACAAGGGCGAACTGCGCGGCGTTGGCGTGGTGAACGATCTGCGGTCCTCTGCCGGCGGCAAGAGTGAAGTGATCTGGGAGGGCACAGCGGCCCTGCCCGCGGTGGCCGGGTTGCTGGCTGAATCTCATGTTGCGGGCAACCTTGTGCGTGCCACGGTGACCCGGGAAAACCTGGATTCGCTTCTGGACAAGCTGCGCCAGCAACACGTCACGCTGATTTCCGTCACTCCCTTGCACGGAACGCTGGAGGAATACTTTCTGTCCAAGACCGCGGAGGAGACCAAAGAGACGGAGGACGTCACGGTATGA
- a CDS encoding ABC transporter permease, whose translation MTSRLAAITLNTFREAVRDRVLYNLIVFVLLLVASAPLFGAISIDVERLVLVNVGLSSISLFGVIIAIFIGIGLVSKEIEKRTLYTILSRPVRRWEFIAGKYCGLMMTLVVNAALMTAGFYLALAITSRGLAAHDAQLLVAVYFTVLQFLIVTAITLLFSSFSTPIFSAIFTFALFAIGTYSDDLSSFAAAAQGITKIFGTIAAYLVPHLASLNVIAQVAHDQPVSGSLILYNTLYALFYSAAVTSAAVLIFERRNLK comes from the coding sequence ATGACCTCCCGTCTTGCCGCCATCACGCTGAACACTTTCCGCGAAGCTGTTCGCGACCGCGTGCTTTACAACCTGATTGTGTTTGTTCTGCTGCTGGTGGCCAGCGCACCGCTGTTCGGCGCCATCTCCATTGACGTGGAGCGGCTGGTCCTGGTCAACGTGGGCTTAAGTTCCATTTCGCTGTTCGGGGTCATCATCGCCATCTTCATCGGCATAGGCCTGGTGTCCAAGGAGATTGAGAAGCGGACGTTGTACACCATCCTGAGCCGCCCGGTACGGCGCTGGGAATTCATCGCGGGCAAATATTGCGGTCTGATGATGACTCTGGTGGTCAACGCCGCGCTGATGACCGCGGGATTCTACCTGGCGCTGGCCATCACCTCGCGCGGGCTCGCGGCGCATGATGCCCAGCTCCTGGTGGCGGTCTATTTCACCGTGCTGCAGTTCTTGATCGTCACCGCCATCACGCTACTATTTTCGTCGTTCTCGACGCCTATTTTCTCCGCCATTTTCACCTTCGCGCTGTTTGCTATCGGGACTTATTCTGACGACTTGAGCAGTTTTGCCGCGGCAGCTCAGGGAATCACCAAAATATTTGGGACGATCGCCGCTTACCTGGTGCCGCATCTGGCGTCGTTGAACGTTATCGCCCAGGTGGCCCACGACCAGCCGGTCAGCGGCAGCCTTATTCTCTACAACACGCTCTACGCGCTGTTCTATTCTGCGGCGGTCACCTCGGCAGCGGTGTTGATCTTTGAACGGCGCAACCTGAAATGA